Proteins encoded by one window of Massilia sp. NR 4-1:
- a CDS encoding protein-glutamate O-methyltransferase CheR has protein sequence MPDAARDAGHFDYVLNLSAIASVTASALAGDAAAPEGELLDLFLEAVTSQCGYDFRNYQRDSLQRRIRSLMLHCGFHSFAHYQRAVLSDAALFERLTAELPVGVTSFFRHPAQLRQIRDEILPYLASFPMIKLWSAGCSTGEEAYSLAIMLDELGLLERSHLFATDVSPYLLELAKAGLFPAATLDTNRGNYRASGGSLDFDSYLPAGGRYLRAPERLRLRLLFHRHSLTGEGIFNEFQLILCRNVLIYFDADLQRQVLQRFARSLHVDGFLVLGPQDGLNQAALAQGFVPWQPGSYIYRRGGACHE, from the coding sequence ATGCCTGACGCGGCGCGCGACGCCGGCCACTTCGACTATGTGCTGAATCTGAGCGCCATCGCCAGCGTCACGGCGTCGGCCCTGGCCGGCGATGCCGCCGCGCCCGAGGGCGAATTGCTCGACCTGTTCCTGGAAGCGGTCACCAGCCAGTGCGGCTACGACTTCCGCAACTACCAGCGCGACAGCCTGCAGCGCCGCATCCGCAGCCTGATGCTGCATTGCGGCTTCCACAGCTTTGCGCACTACCAGCGCGCCGTGCTGTCCGACGCCGCCCTGTTCGAGCGCCTGACTGCCGAGCTGCCGGTGGGCGTGACCAGCTTCTTCCGCCACCCGGCCCAGCTGCGCCAGATCCGCGACGAGATCCTGCCCTATCTGGCCAGCTTCCCCATGATCAAGCTGTGGTCGGCCGGCTGCTCGACCGGGGAGGAAGCCTATTCGCTGGCCATCATGCTCGATGAACTGGGCCTGCTGGAACGCAGCCACCTGTTCGCCACCGACGTCAGCCCCTATCTGCTGGAGCTGGCCAAGGCCGGCCTGTTCCCCGCCGCCACCCTGGACACCAACCGCGGCAACTACCGCGCCAGCGGCGGCAGCCTCGATTTCGACAGCTATCTGCCGGCCGGCGGGCGCTATCTGCGCGCGCCCGAACGCCTGCGCCTGCGCCTGCTGTTCCACCGCCATTCGCTGACCGGCGAAGGCATCTTCAATGAGTTCCAGCTGATCCTATGCCGCAATGTGCTGATCTATTTCGACGCCGACCTGCAGCGCCAGGTGCTGCAGCGCTTCGCGCGCTCCCTGCATGTGGACGGCTTCCTGGTGCTGGGGCCGCAGGATGGGCTGAACCAGGCCGCGCTGGCCCAGGGCTTTGTGCCGTGGCAGCCGGGCAGCTATATTTACCGGCGTGGAGGAGCATGCCATGAATGA
- a CDS encoding phosphate acetyltransferase, which translates to MSASPRTAHLHYDRLIAAARSATPPAVAVAHACDRYALESALDAARLGLIAPILVGPAERIRQAALEADLNIAALPIVDTEHSHASAECAVALVREGKAAALMKGSLHTDELMGAVVRGEGGLRTARRLSHCFVMDVPGYAEPLIITDAAVNIAPTLAEKVDIVQNAIDLAHILAFEEVRVAILAAVETVNPKMPSTIEAAALCKMAERGQITGARLDGPLALDNAVNLQAAAVKNLTSPVAGRANVLLVPDLEAGNMLAKSLSFMADADAAGIVLGARVPIILTSRADSVAARLASCAVASLIASSKLAGAKVLGS; encoded by the coding sequence ATGAGTGCAAGTCCCCGCACTGCCCACCTGCATTACGACCGCCTGATCGCCGCCGCGCGCAGCGCCACGCCGCCCGCCGTGGCCGTGGCCCATGCCTGCGACCGCTACGCGCTGGAGTCGGCATTGGATGCGGCGCGCCTGGGCCTGATCGCGCCGATCCTGGTCGGCCCGGCCGAACGCATCCGCCAGGCCGCCCTGGAAGCCGATCTGAATATCGCCGCCCTGCCCATCGTCGACACGGAACACAGCCACGCCTCGGCCGAATGCGCCGTCGCGCTGGTGCGCGAAGGGAAGGCCGCCGCGCTGATGAAGGGCAGCCTGCATACCGATGAGCTGATGGGCGCCGTGGTGCGCGGCGAAGGCGGCTTGCGCACGGCGCGCCGCCTGAGCCACTGCTTCGTGATGGACGTGCCGGGTTACGCCGAGCCGCTCATCATCACCGACGCCGCCGTGAATATCGCGCCGACGCTGGCCGAGAAGGTCGACATCGTGCAGAACGCCATCGACCTGGCCCACATCCTCGCTTTCGAGGAAGTGCGCGTCGCCATCCTGGCGGCGGTGGAAACGGTGAATCCGAAAATGCCGTCCACCATCGAAGCGGCGGCCCTGTGCAAGATGGCCGAGCGCGGCCAGATCACCGGCGCCCGCCTGGACGGCCCGCTGGCGCTGGACAACGCCGTCAATCTGCAGGCGGCGGCGGTGAAGAACCTGACCTCGCCGGTGGCCGGCCGTGCCAACGTGCTGCTGGTGCCCGACCTGGAAGCGGGCAATATGCTGGCCAAGAGCCTGAGCTTCATGGCCGACGCCGACGCCGCCGGCATCGTGCTCGGCGCGCGCGTGCCCATCATCTTGACCAGCCGCGCCGATTCGGTGGCGGCGCGCCTGGCTTCCTGCGCCGTGGCCTCGCTGATCGCCAGCAGCAAGCTGGCCGGCGCCAAAGTGCTGGGGAGCTGA
- the dusA gene encoding tRNA dihydrouridine(20/20a) synthase DusA — translation MTTISAPTSDTSATAPVRGRRLSVAPMMDWTDRHCRVFHRQITRHTWLYTEMVTTGALVYGDVERHLRFNEEEHPVALQLGGSDPADLATSAKLGQQWGYDEINLNCGCPSERVQKGAFGACLMAEPQLVADCVKAMRDAVTIDVTVKHRIGIDQSESYDFVRDFVGTVAGAGCTTFIVHARNAILKGLSPKENREIPPLKYDFAYRLKRDFPDFEIIVNGGIKTEAEIDLHLQHVDGVMLGREAYHNPYLMAGFDQRYYGAETPIQSREDVLRAMIPYISAQLAKEGGKGLKLNSITRHMLGLMQGLPGARQFRQTLSDARQLAAGDPQLLLRALQRHPLAA, via the coding sequence ATGACCACGATTTCCGCGCCTACCTCCGACACTTCCGCGACCGCTCCCGTGCGTGGCCGCCGCCTGTCCGTGGCGCCGATGATGGACTGGACGGACCGCCATTGCCGCGTCTTTCACCGCCAGATCACGCGCCACACCTGGCTGTATACGGAGATGGTGACGACCGGCGCCCTGGTCTACGGCGATGTGGAACGCCACCTGCGCTTTAACGAGGAAGAGCATCCGGTCGCCCTGCAGCTGGGCGGCAGCGATCCGGCCGACCTGGCCACCAGCGCCAAACTGGGCCAGCAATGGGGCTATGACGAGATCAACCTGAATTGCGGCTGCCCGTCGGAGCGGGTGCAGAAGGGCGCTTTCGGCGCCTGCCTGATGGCCGAGCCGCAGCTGGTGGCCGATTGCGTGAAAGCCATGCGCGACGCCGTCACCATCGACGTCACGGTCAAGCACCGCATCGGCATCGACCAGAGCGAATCCTATGACTTCGTGCGCGATTTCGTCGGCACGGTGGCCGGCGCCGGCTGCACCACCTTCATCGTGCATGCGCGCAACGCCATCCTGAAAGGCCTCTCGCCCAAGGAAAACCGCGAGATTCCGCCGCTCAAATACGATTTCGCCTACCGCCTGAAACGCGATTTTCCTGACTTCGAAATCATCGTCAACGGCGGCATCAAGACCGAGGCCGAGATCGACCTGCATCTGCAGCACGTCGATGGCGTGATGCTGGGCCGCGAGGCTTACCACAACCCCTATCTGATGGCGGGCTTCGACCAGCGCTACTACGGCGCCGAGACGCCGATCCAGAGCCGGGAAGACGTGCTGCGCGCCATGATCCCGTATATCAGCGCCCAGCTGGCCAAGGAGGGCGGCAAGGGCTTGAAGCTGAACAGCATCACGCGCCATATGCTGGGCCTGATGCAAGGCTTGCCGGGCGCCCGCCAATTCCGCCAGACCCTGTCCGACGCGCGCCAGCTGGCCGCCGGCGACCCGCAGCTGCTGTTGCGCGCCCTGCAGCGCCACCCGCTCGCCGCCTGA
- a CDS encoding chemotaxis protein CheB has protein sequence MSITLHRHGGVCRIAVLGRQESAAASAELRAALGEARATPEAGGIELSFYDADTLPRDVIDVLADLLERDAGLKIVAYHALLAHSLMRLGLPVRQISHHSQHPAAAPCCAVVLAGSAQSLDKILHIVGKLPLADAAVFVAQHVDENQVNLLDQLLKTRTDYCVLMPQHLMPVQPGTLYIAPPGHHMKVAHGMVYLTRDRKVQFTRPSIDVLFESLAAEYGSGALAVLLCGFGRDGVAGCAAPAPWSSWRTAPTAKARAPCLTRRATPATSTMC, from the coding sequence ATGAGCATCACGCTGCACCGGCACGGCGGCGTGTGCCGCATCGCGGTGCTGGGCCGGCAGGAAAGCGCGGCCGCCAGCGCCGAGCTGCGCGCCGCCCTCGGCGAGGCGCGCGCCACGCCCGAAGCCGGCGGCATCGAGCTGAGCTTCTACGATGCCGACACCCTGCCGCGCGACGTCATCGATGTGCTGGCCGATTTGCTGGAGCGCGACGCCGGCCTGAAAATCGTCGCCTACCATGCCCTGCTGGCGCATAGCCTGATGCGCCTCGGCCTGCCCGTGCGCCAGATCTCGCACCACAGCCAGCACCCCGCCGCCGCGCCCTGCTGCGCCGTGGTGCTGGCCGGTTCGGCGCAAAGCCTGGACAAGATCCTGCACATCGTCGGCAAGCTGCCGCTGGCCGACGCCGCCGTCTTCGTGGCGCAGCATGTGGACGAAAACCAGGTCAACCTGCTCGACCAGCTGCTCAAGACGCGCACCGATTACTGCGTGCTGATGCCGCAGCACCTGATGCCGGTGCAGCCCGGCACCCTGTATATCGCCCCGCCCGGCCACCATATGAAGGTGGCGCACGGCATGGTGTACCTGACGCGCGACCGCAAGGTGCAGTTCACCCGTCCCTCGATCGACGTGCTGTTCGAATCGCTGGCGGCGGAATACGGCAGCGGCGCGCTGGCGGTGCTGCTGTGCGGCTTTGGCCGCGACGGCGTGGCCGGCTGCGCCGCGCCGGCTCCCTGGTCATCGTGGAGGACGGCGCCGACTGCGAAGGCGCGCGCGCCATGCCTGACGCGGCGCGCGACGCCGGCCACTTCGACTATGTGCTGA
- a CDS encoding acetate/propionate family kinase encodes MQAAETIVVVNAGSSSIKFSLYGEREGELALLMKGKVEKLYTGDAYFVATGEDGVSVAEHRWQGVAISHETAMRFLFDFAHTHLDGRTVAAIGHRIVHGGTLFSAPVRLDADVLAQLEQLIPLAPLHQPHNLAPVRSVLEMAPEVLQIGCFDTAFHTVQPELAQAFALPPSITSLGIRRYGFHGLSYEYLASQLPELDHSLAGARVVAAHLGNGASMCAIHAGRSVASTMGFTAVDGLPMGTRCGSVDPGVVLFLQSELKMEQGEIERLLYQQSGLLGVSGISSDMRTLEASSDPRARLAIDLFVYRIGRELGSLAAALGGLDALVFTGGIGENSARVRAAVCRDAAWLGVRIDAAANEAGQACISAPDSAVPVWVLPANEELMIARHALEMQQKAQRKGGRV; translated from the coding sequence ATGCAGGCCGCTGAAACGATTGTCGTCGTCAACGCCGGTTCCTCCAGCATCAAATTTTCCCTGTATGGCGAGCGCGAAGGCGAGCTGGCCCTGCTCATGAAGGGCAAGGTCGAAAAACTCTACACCGGCGACGCCTACTTCGTCGCCACCGGCGAGGATGGCGTCAGCGTGGCCGAGCACCGCTGGCAGGGCGTGGCGATCAGCCACGAAACGGCGATGCGTTTCCTGTTCGACTTCGCCCACACCCATCTCGACGGCCGCACCGTGGCCGCCATCGGCCACCGCATCGTGCATGGCGGCACGCTGTTCTCGGCCCCGGTGCGCCTGGACGCGGACGTGCTGGCCCAGCTGGAGCAGCTGATTCCGCTGGCGCCGCTGCACCAGCCGCACAATCTGGCGCCGGTGCGCAGCGTGCTGGAGATGGCGCCCGAGGTGCTGCAGATCGGCTGCTTCGACACCGCCTTCCACACCGTCCAGCCGGAGCTGGCCCAGGCCTTCGCGCTGCCGCCCTCCATCACTTCGCTCGGCATACGCCGCTACGGCTTCCACGGCCTGTCCTATGAATACCTGGCCAGCCAGCTGCCGGAACTGGACCACTCGCTGGCCGGGGCACGCGTGGTGGCCGCCCACCTGGGCAATGGCGCCAGCATGTGCGCCATCCACGCCGGGCGCAGCGTGGCCAGCACCATGGGCTTCACCGCCGTCGACGGCCTGCCCATGGGCACGCGCTGCGGCAGCGTCGATCCCGGCGTGGTGCTGTTCCTGCAAAGCGAATTGAAGATGGAGCAGGGCGAGATCGAACGCCTGCTGTACCAGCAATCGGGCTTGCTCGGCGTGTCCGGCATCTCGTCCGATATGCGCACGCTGGAGGCGAGCAGCGATCCGCGCGCGCGCCTGGCCATCGACCTGTTCGTGTACCGCATCGGACGCGAACTCGGTTCGCTGGCGGCGGCGCTGGGCGGACTCGATGCCCTGGTGTTCACCGGCGGCATCGGCGAGAACAGCGCCCGCGTGCGCGCCGCCGTCTGCCGCGACGCCGCCTGGCTCGGCGTGCGGATCGACGCCGCCGCCAACGAGGCGGGGCAGGCCTGCATCAGCGCGCCGGACAGCGCGGTGCCGGTCTGGGTGTTGCCGGCCAATGAGGAATTGATGATCGCGCGTCACGCGCTGGAAATGCAGCAGAAGGCGCAGCGGAAAGGCGGGCGCGTATGA
- the fabI gene encoding enoyl-ACP reductase FabI — protein sequence MSAAQPILEGRRALVVGVANEHSIAYGCAKVFRELGAEVALTYLNEKARPHVAPLAQELGAALLLPLDVSQPGQLESAFAAIGERWDRLDILVHSIAFAPKEDLQGGLLHCSAEGFLQAMDISCHSFVRMARLAAPLMTQGGAMFAMSYHGADKVVPNYNVMGPVKAALEASCRYLAYELGPQEIRVHAISPGPLQTRAASGLKDFDLLLSDAVARAPIGELVDIMDVGSTCAYLASPYARRLTGSTVYVDGGLNIIA from the coding sequence ATGAGCGCCGCCCAACCTATTCTCGAAGGGCGGCGCGCCCTGGTCGTGGGCGTCGCCAACGAGCATTCGATCGCCTACGGCTGCGCCAAGGTGTTCCGCGAACTCGGCGCCGAAGTGGCGCTGACCTATCTGAATGAGAAGGCGCGGCCGCATGTCGCACCGCTGGCGCAGGAATTGGGCGCCGCGCTGCTGCTGCCGCTCGACGTGTCCCAGCCCGGCCAGCTGGAAAGCGCCTTCGCCGCCATCGGAGAGCGCTGGGACCGGCTCGACATCCTGGTGCACTCGATCGCCTTCGCGCCCAAAGAGGATTTGCAGGGCGGCCTGCTGCACTGCTCGGCCGAAGGCTTCCTGCAAGCGATGGACATTTCCTGCCATTCCTTCGTGCGCATGGCGCGCCTGGCCGCGCCGCTGATGACGCAAGGCGGCGCCATGTTCGCCATGAGCTATCACGGCGCCGACAAGGTGGTGCCCAACTATAACGTCATGGGACCGGTGAAGGCGGCGCTGGAAGCGTCCTGCCGCTACCTGGCGTATGAGCTGGGGCCGCAGGAGATCCGCGTGCATGCGATTTCGCCCGGCCCGCTGCAGACGCGCGCCGCCTCCGGCTTGAAGGACTTCGACCTGCTGCTGAGCGACGCCGTGGCGCGCGCCCCGATCGGCGAGCTGGTGGATATCATGGACGTGGGCAGCACCTGCGCCTATCTCGCCTCGCCCTATGCCCGGCGCCTGACCGGCAGCACCGTGTACGTGGACGGCGGCCTCAACATCATTGCCTGA
- a CDS encoding energy transducer TonB, whose product MSSNKRWLSAAAVVLLANASLAYAAEVPASFDAKNCKAEYPKASLMNEEQGTVSMSFLVSAGGDVMDSKIEKSSGFKNLDKAAIKAISACKFKPGTKDGKPDQTWTKVDYAWKLD is encoded by the coding sequence ATGTCTTCGAACAAGCGTTGGTTGAGCGCGGCAGCCGTGGTGCTGCTGGCAAATGCGTCCCTGGCATACGCAGCTGAAGTGCCAGCCAGTTTCGATGCCAAGAACTGCAAGGCCGAATATCCAAAAGCATCGCTGATGAATGAGGAACAAGGCACGGTGTCGATGAGCTTCCTGGTTTCGGCCGGTGGCGATGTGATGGACTCCAAGATCGAGAAGTCGAGCGGCTTCAAGAACCTGGACAAGGCCGCCATCAAGGCCATCAGCGCCTGCAAGTTCAAGCCCGGCACCAAGGACGGCAAACCGGACCAGACCTGGACCAAGGTCGACTACGCCTGGAAGCTGGACTAA
- a CDS encoding methyl-accepting chemotaxis protein, whose amino-acid sequence MNLAKMKVGTRLGLGFALVLVFLVAVTAVGILRMGQIQDRLDHVVSFNNVVTRLVIDMRNNVADRITSLRVLTLMSDASDMEPEVNRIKAQADKYEGALKKLEAQFAIEATPEEKALLAQIKEHEAATLPAVKKAIDLWMANNAVDATKVMIKEIRPAQKKWMEALDQLAALEDKLNAQVQVDAASGFSSARTFMILMGTLAVIISVIAAYVITRGLLKQLGGEPDYTASIAGSIANGDLSIAIDTDSTDKNSLLSEMREMRDSLVGIVGQVRNGTETIGTASREIAAGNIDLSSRTEMQASSLEKTASAMEELTSTVKQNADNAREANQLAANASDVARKGGAVVSQVVDTMSSINESANKIVDIIGVIDGIAFQTNILALNAAVEAARAGEQGRGFAVVASEVRNLAQRSAGAAKEIKALIGDSVEKVERGSKLVGQAGVTMDEVVASVRRVTDIMGEIANASQEQSAGIEQVNQSIIEMDSMTQQNAALVEEAAAAAQSLQDQAGELARVVSIFKLDPADERALLASLPAVTAVTVAKPVAAARPAPKKAVAAAPAKPKKIAATASAGDEWEEF is encoded by the coding sequence ATGAATTTAGCAAAAATGAAGGTGGGGACGCGTCTGGGTCTCGGATTTGCGCTGGTGCTGGTATTCCTGGTCGCCGTGACGGCGGTGGGTATTTTGCGCATGGGCCAGATCCAGGACCGTCTCGATCACGTGGTCAGCTTCAACAATGTGGTGACCCGCCTGGTGATCGATATGCGCAACAACGTCGCTGACCGCATTACTTCGCTGCGCGTGCTGACCCTGATGTCCGATGCCTCCGATATGGAGCCGGAAGTGAACCGCATCAAGGCCCAGGCCGACAAATACGAAGGCGCGCTGAAAAAGCTGGAAGCGCAATTCGCCATCGAAGCGACGCCGGAAGAAAAAGCCCTGCTGGCCCAGATCAAGGAACACGAAGCCGCCACCCTGCCGGCCGTGAAGAAAGCCATCGATCTGTGGATGGCGAATAACGCCGTCGACGCCACCAAGGTGATGATCAAGGAAATCCGTCCGGCCCAGAAGAAGTGGATGGAAGCGCTGGACCAGCTGGCCGCCCTGGAAGACAAGCTGAATGCGCAAGTGCAGGTCGATGCCGCTTCCGGCTTCTCCAGCGCGCGCACCTTCATGATCCTGATGGGCACCCTGGCCGTGATCATCAGCGTGATCGCCGCGTATGTGATTACCCGCGGCCTGCTGAAACAGCTGGGCGGCGAGCCTGACTACACGGCCTCGATCGCCGGCAGCATCGCCAACGGCGACCTGTCGATCGCCATCGACACCGATTCCACCGACAAGAACAGCCTGCTGTCCGAGATGCGCGAAATGCGCGACTCCCTGGTCGGCATCGTCGGCCAGGTGCGCAACGGCACCGAAACCATCGGCACCGCCTCGCGCGAAATCGCCGCCGGCAATATCGACCTGTCCTCGCGCACCGAGATGCAGGCTTCCTCGCTGGAGAAAACCGCTTCCGCGATGGAAGAGCTGACCTCCACCGTGAAACAGAATGCCGACAATGCCCGCGAAGCGAACCAGCTGGCGGCCAATGCCTCCGACGTGGCACGCAAGGGCGGCGCCGTGGTCTCGCAAGTGGTCGACACCATGAGCTCGATTAACGAATCGGCCAACAAGATCGTGGACATCATCGGCGTCATCGACGGCATCGCCTTCCAGACCAATATCCTGGCGCTGAACGCCGCCGTGGAAGCGGCGCGTGCCGGCGAACAAGGCCGCGGCTTCGCCGTGGTGGCATCCGAAGTGCGCAACCTGGCCCAGCGCTCCGCTGGCGCCGCGAAAGAAATCAAGGCCCTGATCGGCGACTCCGTGGAGAAAGTCGAACGCGGTTCGAAACTGGTGGGCCAGGCCGGCGTGACGATGGATGAAGTGGTCGCCTCCGTGCGCCGCGTCACCGACATCATGGGCGAGATCGCCAACGCCTCGCAAGAGCAGAGCGCCGGCATCGAGCAGGTCAACCAGTCCATCATCGAGATGGACAGCATGACCCAGCAGAACGCCGCGCTGGTGGAAGAGGCGGCCGCCGCCGCGCAAAGCCTGCAGGACCAGGCCGGCGAACTGGCGCGCGTGGTCAGCATCTTCAAGCTCGATCCCGCCGACGAGCGCGCGCTGCTTGCCTCGCTGCCGGCCGTGACCGCGGTGACCGTGGCCAAGCCGGTGGCCGCAGCGCGTCCGGCACCGAAGAAAGCCGTCGCCGCCGCGCCGGCCAAGCCGAAGAAAATCGCCGCCACGGCCAGCGCCGGCGACGAGTGGGAAGAATTCTGA
- a CDS encoding energy transducer TonB yields the protein MNKRLIGFVAAALVSGTAFAGEVPATFDAKNCKAEYPKASLMNEEQGAVTMSFLVSASGEVLESKVDKSSGFKNLDKAAVKAISACKFKPGTKDGSVAQTWTKVDYVWAL from the coding sequence ATGAACAAGCGTTTGATCGGTTTTGTCGCAGCAGCCCTGGTTTCCGGTACCGCCTTCGCCGGCGAAGTTCCTGCCACTTTCGATGCCAAGAACTGCAAGGCCGAATATCCCAAAGCCTCGTTGATGAACGAAGAGCAGGGCGCCGTCACCATGTCCTTCCTGGTCTCGGCCAGCGGCGAGGTGCTGGAATCCAAAGTGGACAAATCCAGCGGCTTCAAAAACCTGGACAAGGCTGCCGTGAAAGCCATCAGCGCCTGCAAATTCAAGCCAGGCACCAAGGACGGCTCGGTGGCGCAAACCTGGACCAAAGTGGACTACGTCTGGGCACTGTAA
- a CDS encoding sensor histidine kinase has product MNECFNVLVVDDNPANRLTLRALLARLRGCEVMEAESGEATLLLTLEQDCHLILLDVHMPGMDGFETARHLQMTERTRNIPIVFITAVFMSDEFIGRGYALGAVDYLVKPLDDNLLLNRVRQYQYLHEREMALERRTRDLLAANNQLQEALNRLHLAQDKLVQSEKLAALGAIVAAVAHELNTPIGNCMTVASALDDQVGDFEKVLAQGPALKRSQLSDYLSNCHTALQLMMRGLHRAADLVANFKQVAVDHTSSQRRSFDLRETIGGVVALMKTSLRKSPYQIELAIPEGLHMDSYPGPLDQIVSNLINNSVLHGFHGRDHGQMRLQASLDGAHHVRLHYSDDGCGMSEEVRAHVFDPFFTTRLGKGGSGLGMNICYNLVTGLLGGSIEARAAPGGGSAFLIVLPLVAPPSS; this is encoded by the coding sequence ATGAATGAATGCTTCAATGTGCTGGTGGTCGACGACAATCCCGCCAACCGCCTGACCTTGCGCGCCCTGCTGGCGCGGCTGCGCGGCTGCGAGGTGATGGAAGCCGAATCGGGCGAAGCCACCCTGCTGCTGACCCTGGAGCAGGACTGCCACCTGATCCTGCTCGACGTGCATATGCCGGGCATGGACGGCTTCGAGACGGCGCGCCACCTGCAGATGACGGAACGCACGCGCAATATCCCCATCGTCTTCATCACGGCCGTGTTCATGAGCGACGAGTTCATCGGCCGCGGCTATGCGCTGGGCGCGGTCGACTACCTGGTCAAGCCGCTCGACGACAACCTGCTGCTGAACCGGGTGCGCCAGTACCAGTATCTGCACGAGCGCGAGATGGCCTTGGAGCGGCGCACGCGCGACCTGCTGGCGGCCAATAACCAGCTGCAGGAAGCGCTCAACCGCCTGCACCTGGCGCAGGACAAGCTGGTGCAGTCGGAGAAGCTGGCCGCCCTGGGCGCCATCGTGGCCGCCGTGGCGCACGAGCTGAATACCCCGATCGGCAATTGCATGACGGTGGCCTCGGCGCTGGACGACCAGGTGGGCGACTTCGAAAAAGTGCTGGCGCAGGGACCGGCGCTGAAACGCTCGCAGCTGTCCGACTACCTGTCCAACTGCCACACCGCCTTGCAGCTGATGATGCGCGGCCTGCACCGCGCCGCCGACCTGGTGGCCAATTTCAAGCAGGTGGCGGTGGACCATACCAGCTCGCAGCGGCGCAGCTTCGACCTGCGCGAAACCATCGGCGGCGTGGTGGCGCTGATGAAGACCAGCCTGCGCAAAAGCCCCTACCAGATCGAGCTGGCCATCCCCGAAGGCTTGCATATGGATAGCTATCCGGGACCGCTGGACCAGATCGTTTCGAACCTGATCAACAACTCGGTGTTGCACGGTTTCCACGGCCGCGACCATGGCCAGATGCGCCTGCAGGCCAGCCTGGACGGCGCCCACCATGTGCGCCTGCACTACAGCGACGATGGCTGCGGCATGAGCGAGGAAGTGCGCGCCCACGTCTTCGATCCCTTTTTCACCACGCGCCTGGGCAAGGGCGGCAGCGGCCTGGGCATGAATATCTGCTACAACCTGGTGACCGGCCTGCTGGGCGGCAGCATCGAAGCGCGCGCCGCGCCCGGCGGCGGCAGCGCCTTCCTGATCGTACTGCCGCTGGTGGCACCGCCGTCTTCATAA